In Colletotrichum higginsianum IMI 349063 chromosome 3, whole genome shotgun sequence, a genomic segment contains:
- a CDS encoding BZIP transcription factor encodes MVASGVSTSVSSSPPSSSHHHHASSTFSPVASPPATDARSVYSAASRSNSVVSTPASAASPAASTPGGAPTPTSSGPTNASHAPHQLPAIRPNAAQPISARPPQVPQVLNKMSMASVISPPPMTEAPKMSMTTKEWVIPPRPKPGRKPATDTPPTKRKAQNRAAQRAFRERRAARVGELEEQLEEIREGHEKAEKDLKDRVHGLEMELQSFKSRCLVLENMLDRERKDRVKAETELEGQKRRWSEQATAPRRLPSPRRRDSQLTHHEPPTPSVGHSNQPFSISQIVSPQDSTHMDDSPAPFGCGSCGPDGCACANEILTDTVTGCGNCTLGGRCACLEETIKSAIISDLKRAPSPSALTSTEKRVRTEPTPPEEETEIDFTAMFSKKAPALQQQQQQPPSISLMQPQPQLPTVSFKDSCGFCKDGSYCLCADTSMALGPPATTDYGPPPAYSQQTQTPPPSENDAVPPPMPIEINADGAVKLRPRPQTTQPSAPVSRGCGPKGPGSCAQCLADPKSGLFCRALSANFERSGDSASGGGGGCCGGAGPGGGCCKSESAPPRLPTKGRLGLSLSCAEAYQTLSSHRNFEKAADDIGSWLPKLRAAPKPGQTLPSPSRLPIEVEAASIMSVLKDFDIRFGRGQ; translated from the coding sequence ATGGTCGCCTCAGGTGTTTCcacctccgtctcctcctctcctccctcctcttcccacCATCACCACGCCTCATCAACCTTTTCTCCCGTTGCCTCACCACCAGCGACCGACGCCCGAAGCGTCTACAGCGCCGCATCCCGCTCCAACTCGGTTGTTTCCacccccgcctccgccgcttCCCCCGCCGCAAGCACTCCCGGCGGAGCGCCGACGCCCACCTCGAGCGGCCCGACAAATGCTTCCCACGCCCCGCATCAGCTTCCCGCCATCAGACCCAACGCTGCGCAACCCATTTCAGCCAGGCCGCCCCAGGTCCCCCAGGTCCTGAACAAAATGTCCATGGCCTCCGTCATCAGCCCGCCGCCCATGACCGAGGCGCCCAAGATGTCCATGACCACCAAGGAATGGGTTATCCCTCCCAGGCCGAAGCCCGGCCGCAAGCCCGCCACCGACACCCCGCCCACCAAGCGCAAGGCTCAGAACCGCGCTGCCCAGCGGGCCTTCCGCGAGCGCAGGGCTGCGAGggtcggcgagctggaggagCAGCTCGAAGAGATCCGCGAAGGCCATGAAAAGGCCGAGAAAGACCTCAAGGACAGGGTGCACGGCCTGGAGATGGAGCTGCAGTCCTTCAAGTCCCGAtgcctcgtcctcgagaaCATGCTGGACCGCGAGAGGAAGGACCGCGTCAAGGCTGAGACCGAGCTCGAAGGCCAGAAAAGGCGCTGGAGCGAACAGGCCACGGCCCCTAGACGCCTGCCGTCTCCTCGCCGTAGGGACTCACAGCTCACCCACCACGAGCCACCTACTCCCTCGGTCGGCCACTCAAACCAGCCCTTTTCCATCTCGCAGATCGTCTCCCCCCAGGACTCGACCCACATGGACGACTCCCCCGCCCCGTTTGGCTGCGGCTCATGCGGCCCTGACGGCTGCGCCTGCGCCAACGAAATTCTTACCGACACCGTCACAGGATGCGGTAACTGCACTCTCGGAGGCCGATGCGCGTGCCTTGAGGAGACTATCAAAAGCGCCATCATTTCCGACCTGAAGAGGGCGCCGTCACCATCGGCCCTCACTTCCACTGAGAAACGTGTCCGCACCGAGCCGACTCCGCCAGAGGAGGAGACTGAGATCGACTTCACTGCCATGTTCTCCAAAAAGGCACCCGcactgcagcagcagcagcaacagccgCCATCAATTTCTCTGATGCAGCCTCAGCCCCAGCTTCCTACCGTGTCCTTCAAGGACTCGTGCGGGTTTTGCAAGGATGGAAGCTACTGCCTCTGCGCCGACACTTCCATGGCCCTTGGCCCCCCGGCCACTACCGATTATGGTCCTCCCCCCGCCTACTCTCAACAGACccaaacccctcccccctcggAGAATGACGCCGTCCCCCCACCCATGCCCATAGAGAtcaacgccgacggcgccgtcaagcTCCGCCCCAGGCCCCAGACTACCCAGCCCAGCGCCCCGGTCTCCCGCGGTTGCGGCCCTAAGGGACCCGGGTCTTGTGCCCAGTGCCTTGCTGATCCCAAGTCTGGTCTCTTCTGCCGCGCACTGTCCGCAAACTTTGAGCGCAGTGGTGACAGCGcctccggcggcggtgggggCTGCTGCGGTGGTGCTGGGCCCGGCGGCGGATGCTGCAAGTCCGAGTCCGCGCCTCCGCGCCTCCCAACCAAGGGCAGGCTCGGCCTTAGCCTGAGCTGCGCCGAGGCCTACCAGACCCTATCCAGCCATCGCAActtcgagaaggccgccgatgacATCGGCTCATGGTTGCCCAAGCTGCGCGCCGCGCCCAAGCCGGGCCAAAcgctgccctcgccgtcccgcCTACCCATAGAGGTCGAGGCCGCAAGCATCATGAGCGTGCTCAAGGACTTTGACATACGCTTCGGCAGAGGACAGTAG
- a CDS encoding F-box domain-containing protein, with translation MSQTTLSAPMPPMSNPIMLTPTNPQSRSPFNKVPLEVLLRISSLLNTTELSALRLTCRSIEQSLFNTFMKEYFTKRQFMLTEFSLQALIDISKSRLSDCLDHVIIGLNCFTRHYFPPGKEACETRYREAQADHFALVHSGQHVLMLTEAFRNLKNLQTVGIRDYNSKARSLRDGFTATWASYGATTLEKETEVNLFRVPIDEIQAYTNKVFISLFTALGNAGARPKAFELLRKGQGVPSDDAFNLFTNYLGPKVAPVIEGLETFICVVNVANGPFRTTAPTHGAEDNTAFSRRRHDYLLRLFLGYMSNLKHLRLNFSHPGNNSDAVDHFINWLGTPAFKSPSTPPIFDPQLPSPPPPVAFPHLEELNLGFLDAEPKRLIHLVRKLSPTLKKLEFWKLTLWNKAAEARGTEERRDHYKVNLWAKMLKALCDVPNLNLDHIMIGSPAQRTFMTNTKVWFHSKDASPNDKVDKKEYTGIDWKHFVEELAGQVKAELPLETSSDSDEDDVYDSDLDDNLMEEEELDDDDEHGEE, from the exons ATGTCACAAACCACGCTGTCGGCTCCCATGCCGCCAATGTCAAATCCCATCATGCTCACACCCACAAATCCCCAGTCCAGATCGCCCTTCAACAAGGTCCCTCTTGAGGTCCTTCTCCGTATCTCGTCACTCCTCAACACGACGGAACTGAGCGCCCTGCGCCTCACGTGCAGGTCCATCGAGCAATCCCTGTTCAACACCTTCATGAAGGAATACTTCACCAAGCGTCAGTTCATGCTCACCGAGTTCAGCCTGCAGGCCCTCATCGATATCAGCAAGTCGCGGCTAAGTGATTGCCTCGACCATGTCATCATTGGCCTGAACTGCTTCACGCGCCACTACTTCCCCCCCGGAAAGGAGGCCTGCGAGACTCGCTACCGCGAAGCTCAGGCCGACCATTTTGCCCTCGTCCACAGCGGTCAGCATGTCCTCATGCTGACCGAGGCTTTCCGCAACCTGAAGAACCTACAGACAGTGGGCATCCGCGACTACAACTCCAAGGCCCGCAGCCTTCGCGATGGCTTCACTGCCACCTGGGCGAGCTACGGGGCCACGacgctcgagaaggagacggaAGTCAACCTCTTCCGCGTTCCCATCGACGAGATCCAGGCCTACACCAACAAGGTCTTCATTTCCCTCTTCACTGCACTCGGAAACGCCGGCGCACGCCCCAAGGCCTTTGAGCTGCTCCGGAAAGGCCAGGGCGTCCCCTCAGATGACGCGTTCAATCTCTTCACCAACTATCTCGGGCCCAAGGTCGCCCCTGTCATCGAAGGCCTCGAGACATTCATCTGTGTTGTCAACGTAGCCAACGGCCCGTTCAGGACCACGGCTCCCACACACGGCGCTGAGGACAACACGGCCTTCAGTCGACGTCGGCACGACTATCTCCTGCGCCTCTTCCTGGGCTACATGTCCAACTTGAAGCACTTAAGGTTGAACTTTAGCCACCCGGGCAACAACTCGGATGCCGTCGATCACTTCATCAACTGGCTGGGCACACCGGCTTTCAAGTCCCCGTCCACGCCTCCCATTTTCGACCCCCAGCTTCCgtcgccccctcccccggtgGCGTTTCCGCatctcgaggagctcaaTCTAGGCTTTCTGGATGCCGAGCCAAAGCGGCTTATCCATCTTGTTCGGAAGCTCTCGCCGACGCTCAAGAAACTGGAGTTCTGGAAGCTTACTCTGTGGAACAAAGCAGCCGAGGCCCGCGGCACAGAGGAGCGACGTGACCACTACAAGGTCAACCTGTGGGCCAAGATGCTCAAGGCGCTGTGCGACGTGCCTAACTTAAACCTGGACCACATCATGATCGGCAGCCCTGCCCAACGTACCTTCATGACGAACACCAAGGTCTGGTTCCATAGCAAGGACGCCTCGCCCAACGACAAAGTGGACAAGAAAGAGTACACGGGCATCGACTGGAAGCACTTTGTCGAAGAATTGGCCGGGCAAGTCAAGGCGGAACTTCCGCTCGAGACGAGTtcggactcggacgaagacgacgtgTACGACTCGGACTTGGACGACAACTTGATGGAAG AAGAAGAGCtagatgatgacgatgagcaTGGCGAAGAGTGA
- a CDS encoding 1-aminocyclopropane-1-carboxylate synthase: MTCTTSPNGAMLSPRGAKTASALRRPWRFAPAQTYSASNPSGVISFALASNALVLDDIASFAARVPLPPDVFTYGYSTAGGARLRAAVASHLNRTFGPHTPLAPDDVQLASGATAVQCVLAFALASAGEGVLTSRPVYGRFELDFGNEMGVEVVYADTTPDTCLEPGVVEAFEAALRRSHARGVRIRAVMIVNPNNPLGRCYPRETLVGIMRFCQRHRIHLISDEIYGLSVFSSSSSSSSSSSEPLPAFTSVLSIDPEGVVDPDLVHVEYGLAKDFAAPGMRLGALVSRNRALHEAFSSVVRFHSPAGPSVAIAAAMLEDRGWHDGFVCGSREKLAAAYGFVTRGLEDLGVGYVRANAGFFVYVDLSPWLPPPPPRGEGYGTDQEREFALAQKILEKGVFLHPCEEHCLAPGWFRVVYTQSQDIIGEGLKRLGDALTSLPWAASKSKHS, from the exons ATGACCTGCACCACGTCCCCCAACGGCGCGATGCTCTCCCCGCGCGGCGcgaagacggcctcggccctccGCCGGCCCTGGCGCTTCGCCCCGGCGCAGACCTACTCCGCCTCGAACCCGTCGGGCGTCATCTCCTTCGCCCTGGCCAGCAACGCCCTCgtgctcgacgacatcgcctccttcgccgcccgcgtcccgctgccgccggacgtCTTCACCTACGGCTACagcaccgccggcggcgcccggctccgcgccgccgtggcgtCGCACCTGAATCGCACCTTTGGCCCGCACACGCCGCTGGCGCCGGACGACGTCCAGCTCGCCTCGGGCGCGACGGCCGTGCAGTGCgtcctcgccttcgccctcgcgtccgcgggcgagggcgtgctCACGTCGCGGCCGGTGTACGGGCGCTTCGAGCTCGACTTCGGCAACGAGATGGGCGTCGAGGTGGTGTACGCCGACACGACGCCCGACACGTGCCTCGAgccgggcgtcgtcgaggcgttCGAGGCGGCGCTGCGGCGGTCGCACGCGCGGGGCGTGCGGATCCGGGCCGTGATGATTGTGAACCCGAATAACCCGCTCGGTCGGTGCTACCCGCGCGAGACGCTGGTGGGCATCATGCGCTTCTGCCAGAGGCACAGGATCCATCTCATCAGCGACGAGATCTATGGGTTGTCGgtgttctcgtcgtcgtcgtcgtcgtcgtcgtcgtcgtcggaaCCGCTGCCGGCCTTCACGTCCGTGTTGTCCATCGAccccgagggcgtcgtcgacccggaCCTGGTGCACGTGGAGTACGGCCTCGCCAAGGACTTTGCGGCCCCGGGGATGCGGCTCGGCGCGCTGGTTTCGCGGAACCGGGCGCTGCACGAGGCGTTCTCGAGCGTCGTGCGGTTCCACAGCCCCGCGGGCCCGTCGGTCGCGATCGCGGCCGCCATGCTCGAGGACCGCGGGTGGCATGACGGGTTCGTGTGCGGGTCCAGGGAAAAGCTCGCGGCGGCGTACGGGTTCGTGACGAGGGGGTTGGAGGACCTGGGCGTGGGGTATGTCCGGGCGaacgccggcttcttcgtATACGTCGACCTATCGCCgtggctgccgccgccgccgcctcggggGGAGGGATACGGGACGGACCAGGAACGCGAGTTTGCGCTGGCGCAGAAGATCTTGGAGAAGGGTGTGTTTCTGCACCCTTGCGAAGAGCACTGTCTTGCGCCGGGGTGGTTTCGTGTGGTGTACACCCAGTCACAAGACATCATCGGTGAGGGTCTGAAGAG ACTTGGTGACGCATTGACTAGCTTGCCGTGGGCGGCATCGAAGAGCAAACATTCGTGA
- a CDS encoding Glycosyl hydrolase family 88 has translation MKSVLFFATAAAAAGPYLAWTAESFTKHEIDNKKPFHYTKAVLYDGFEAAIELTKDEALVDWYRSRIDDRVVLANGSILNWRPTHYSLDEYRIGNNILWWYERTGEEKYKTAAKTIREQLDRHPRTLEGGFFHRSPDYDDQMWLDGIFMADSFYAKWTSLFDSKNATAWNDIVNQFDVIDAHTRNRTLNLLYHGFDEKKEAVWANKETGASPLIWSRAVGWYAVALLEVIPLLPRGHPGVAKLSKYFTTLAEGLKNSQDKTGGWWLIMDPAYVSRTGNYIESSASALFVFAWLKGIKLGLLPERKYFPAAAKGYQELTTFVVENANGTVNWDGTVEVGSLNSDASFDYYISVPIAMNDYKGVGPWMFASYEWETFNQTKPATRPRSPRTYNRRYHF, from the coding sequence ATGAAGTCCGTTCTCTTCTtcgcgaccgccgccgcggccgccggtcCCTACCTGGCCTGGACCGCCGAGTCTTTCACCAAGCACGAGATTGACAACAAGAAGCCCTTCCACTACACCAAGGCCGTCCTGTACGACGGTTTTGAGGCCGCAATCGAGCTCACCAaggacgaggccctcgtcgactGGTACCGCAGCCGCATCGACGAccgcgtcgtcctcgccaacgGAAGCATCCTCAACTGGAGGCCCACCCACTACTCCCTCGATGAGTACCGCATCGGCAACAACATTCTCTGGTGGTACGAGCGTACCGGCGAGGAGAAGTACAAGACGGCCGCCAAGACCATccgcgagcagctcgaccgTCACCCTCGCAccctcgagggcggcttCTTCCACCGCAGCCCCGACTACGATGACCAGATGTGGCTCGACGGCATCTTCATGGCCGACTCCTTCTACGCCAAGTGGACTTCCCTCTTCGACAGCAAGAACGCCACCGCCTGGAACGACATTGTCAACCAGTTCGACGTTATTGACGCCCACACCCGCAACCGCACCCTCAACCTGCTCTACCACGGCttcgacgagaagaaggaggccgtcTGGGCCAACAAGGAGACTGGTGCCTCGCCCCTGATATGGTCCCGTGCCGTCGGCTGgtacgccgtcgccctcctcgaggtcaTCCCCCTGCTGCCCCGCGGCCACCCCGGCGTCGCCAAGCTGTCCAAGTACTTCACCACCCTTGCCGAGGGCCTGAAGAACTCCCAGGACAAGACCGGTGGCTGGTGGCTCATCATGGACCCTGCCTACGTCAGCCGCACCGGCAACTACATCGAGTCttccgcctcggccctcttcgtcttcgcctggctcaagggcatcaagctcggcctgctgcccGAGCGCAAGTACTTCCCGGCGGCCGCCAAGGGCTACCAGGAGCTGACCACCTTTGTCGTCGAGaacgccaacggcaccgtcaactgggacggcaccgtcgaggtcggctCGCTCAACAGCGACGCCAGCTTCGACTACTACATCTCGGTCCCCATCGCCATGAACGACTACAAGGGCGTCGGCCCCTGGATGTTCGCCTCCTACGAGTGGGAGACGTTCAACCAGACCAAGCCTGCCACCCGCCCCCGCAGCCCGCGCACCTACAACCGCCGCTACCACTTTTAA